CGATCCCCGCCGTCGACTCCGGGCACGAGCGGATGGCCGCGGCCTCCGGCCTCCGCGTCGTCGAACTCGTGCGTCAGCGGCTGACGTTGTCGCGGATCCTCACCCCGGACGCCTTCGAGGACGCGGTCACCACCGTCCTCGGACTCGGCGGCTCCACCAACGCCGTCATCCACCTCATCGCGCTGGCCGGGCGCGCCGGAGTGAAGCTCACTCTCGACGACTTCGACCGGATCGCCCGCACCGTGCCCGTCCTCGCCAACGTCCGCCCCGGCGGCGCGCGGTACCTGATGGAGGACTTCCACTTCGCGGGCGGACTGCCCGGCTTCCTCTCCCGCATCACGGACCTGCTCCATCTCGACCGCCCCACCGTCGCCCACGACACCTTGCGCGAACAGCTCGCAGGCGCCCGCGTCCACCACGACGACGTGATCCGTCCCCGCGACAACCCGGTCGCCGAAGAGGGCGGCGTCGCCGTCCTGCGCGGCAACCTCTGCCCGGACGGCGCCGTCATCAAGCACATCACCGCAGACCCGCGGCTGCTGCGGCACACCGGCCCCGCCGTCGTGTTCGACGACTACCGCACGATGCAGCGCACCATCGACGACCCGGCGCTCGGCATCACCCCCGACCACGTCCTCGTGCTGCGGGGCGCGGGCCCCAAGGGCGGCCCCGGCATGCCGGAGTACGGGATGCTGCCGATCCCCGACTACCTGCTCAAGCAGGGGGTGCGGGACATGGTGCGGATCTCCGACGCGCGGATGAGCGGTACGTCGTACGGGACGTGCGTGCTGCATGTCGCGCCCGAGTCGTACGTGGGCGGGCCGCTCGCCCTCGTCCGCACGGGCGACCTCGTGACGCTCGACGTATCGGCGCGGAAGCTCCAACTTGACGTGTCGGCAGACGAGTTGACGCGGCGTCGGAAGGAGTGGGTCGCGCCGCCCGCCCGTTACGAGCGGGGCTACGGCGCGCTCTACAGCGAGCAGATCACCCAGGCCGACACGGGGTGCGACTTCGCGTTCCTGGCCAGGCCCGGCGCGGTGCCGGACCCGTACGCCGGCTGACGCCTTTCTTTGATCGATATCTCGAACGACGTACGCGAAGCGCTTCACCTCTGCACGTCCAAGGCCTTGTACACCCACGATCGGAGAAGTGTCATGGCACACGCCGCAGCCGTGGCGAAGCCGCCGCCGCACGGCACCGCGAAGGCGCCACCACCCCCGCCGCGGAAGCGGCGCGGGAACGGGGCGAGTCCGCGCCGGCTGCCGTATCTGCTGATCGCCCCGGCCGCCCTGCTGATGCTCGGCTTCATCGCCTACCCGGTGGTCAGCGTCTTCTACTACAGCCTGCGTCACTACAACCCCACCAAGCCGTGGCGCAACGGCTTCGCGGGCCTGGACAACTTCGTCACGGCGTTCACCGACGACCCGGACTTCTGGCGCACCCTCGGCTTCAGCTTCCAGTGGGTGGCCGTCGAGGTCGTCCTGCAGCTGCTGCTCGGACTCGCCCTCGCCCTGCTCGTCAACCAGACCTTCGTCGGCCGCGCGATGGCCCGCGCCCTCGTCTTCTCGCCATGGGCCGTCTCCGGCGTACTGACCTCCACCATCTGGCTGCTGATCTTCAACTCCCAGACCGGCATCACCCGTTACCTCGCCGACGCGGGCATCGGCTCCTACGGCACGTCCTGGCTCTCCGACACCGGCACCGTCTTTCCCGCCGTCGTCGTCGCCGAACTCTGGCGCGGCGTCCCCTTCTTCGCGATCCTCATCCTCGCCGACCTCCAGTCCGTGTCGAAGGACCTGTACGAGGCGGCCGAGGTGGACGGCGCGAGCCGCGTCCGGCAGTTCCTCCACATCACGCTGCCGCACCTCAAGGACGCGATCATCCTCTCCACGCTGCTCCGCGCCGTCTGGGAGTTCAACAACGTCGACCTGCTCTACACCCTCACCGGCGGCGGCCCCGCGGGCGAGACCACGACGCTGCCGCTGCGCATCGCGTCCATCGCCGTCGACTCCCACGACTTCGGCTACGCCTCCGCGCTGACCGCCGTCGCCTTCGTGATTCTTCTCTTCTGCTCGCTGCTCTATCTGCGGCTCAGCAAGTTCGGGGGACAGGACAAGTGAGCAGTACAAGCAGTACAAGCAGTACAAGCAGTATGAGCAGTACGAGGAAGCCGCCCCGCTGGCAGATCCACCTGCCCCTCGGCCTCTATCTCCTCTTCACCCTCATCCCCTTCTACTGGATCCTGCTCTTCGCCCTGCGCCCCACCGGCTCCACCTCGCTCGTGCCGTGGCCCCTCACCTTCGAGCACTTCGACAAGGTGTGGACCGAGCGCAGCTTCGCGACGTTCTTCCAGAACAGCGTGCTCGTCGGCGTCGCCTCCATGGTGATGACCACGCTCGTCGCCCTCGCGGGCGGTTACGCCCTGGCCCGCTTCGACTTCCGGATCAAACGCGGCTTCATGCTGGCGCTGCTGTGCTCGCAGTTCATCCCCGGC
The sequence above is a segment of the Streptomyces sp. Je 1-369 genome. Coding sequences within it:
- the araD gene encoding L-arabinonate dehydratase is translated as MTLPAGELRSQRWYGETISSGLRSFSHRARTRQLGYLPEEHLGKPVVAVLNTWSDINPCHSHLRERAQAVKRGVWQAGGFPLEFPVSTLSETFQKPTPMLYRNLLAMETEELLRSYPVDGAVLLGGCDKSTPALLMGAASVDLPTVFVPAGPMLPGHWRGEVLGSGTDMWKYWDDRRAGLIGDCELTELESGLARSPGHCMTMGTASTLTAAAEVLGVTVPGASSIPAVDSGHERMAAASGLRVVELVRQRLTLSRILTPDAFEDAVTTVLGLGGSTNAVIHLIALAGRAGVKLTLDDFDRIARTVPVLANVRPGGARYLMEDFHFAGGLPGFLSRITDLLHLDRPTVAHDTLREQLAGARVHHDDVIRPRDNPVAEEGGVAVLRGNLCPDGAVIKHITADPRLLRHTGPAVVFDDYRTMQRTIDDPALGITPDHVLVLRGAGPKGGPGMPEYGMLPIPDYLLKQGVRDMVRISDARMSGTSYGTCVLHVAPESYVGGPLALVRTGDLVTLDVSARKLQLDVSADELTRRRKEWVAPPARYERGYGALYSEQITQADTGCDFAFLARPGAVPDPYAG
- a CDS encoding carbohydrate ABC transporter permease, coding for MAHAAAVAKPPPHGTAKAPPPPPRKRRGNGASPRRLPYLLIAPAALLMLGFIAYPVVSVFYYSLRHYNPTKPWRNGFAGLDNFVTAFTDDPDFWRTLGFSFQWVAVEVVLQLLLGLALALLVNQTFVGRAMARALVFSPWAVSGVLTSTIWLLIFNSQTGITRYLADAGIGSYGTSWLSDTGTVFPAVVVAELWRGVPFFAILILADLQSVSKDLYEAAEVDGASRVRQFLHITLPHLKDAIILSTLLRAVWEFNNVDLLYTLTGGGPAGETTTLPLRIASIAVDSHDFGYASALTAVAFVILLFCSLLYLRLSKFGGQDK